The DNA sequence GACAAGTAAAATACAAAAGAAAATTGTTAAAAAAGCAGAAATACTTGAAGAGCGTTTCGAAACAGGCGATGCAGTTCAGGCACTACAGCAGCATAGTAAAATTATTGGGCAGTGTATGAAGTGTCACGTGAGACTTCGAAAGTGGTAAATCTTTTCTGTAAACGATGTGTATTAAAGTAATGATTTGTAGCTAAAAAGCAATAACATATCTTTTTATGATTATTGATTTACCTAAAAAATTTATAATGATATAGCAAATACTACCAAGGAGTCTTTTGTGGCAAGTGTATTATTACCATTGGCAGAAGGGTTTGAGGAGCTTGAAGCAGTAGCACTGTGTGATGTGATGCGTCGTGGTGGCATTGATGTACAATTGGCATATATCGATGAGTTGCATGGCGAATTGGTTACAGGTGCCAATGGCATTACCATTAAGGCAGATATCCCCATAAACAATGTCATCGTTGAAGATTTTGATATGATAGTACTACCTGGAGGGTGGGGTGGTACCTATGCTCTAGCAGAGAGTCCTAGGGTGCAGGAGTTACTCAAGGAGTTTAAGGAGAAGAAGATTGTCGGTGCTATGTGTGCTGCACCCTATGCACTAAAAAAGGCAGGGGTATTGGGTGAACGATATACTGCCTATCCTGGTGCAATTGAAGAGATAGACCACCCTGGCTATATCTCAGATCAAAAAGTTGTTGAAGATGACAACATTATTACATCGCAAGGTCCTGGAACATCCGTTTGTTTTGGATTGGTCATTGTTAAACGCCTTGTAGGTGAAGAGACAGCACAGCAGGTTAAAGAGGGAATGTTGCTTGGTTACTGCTGATGCGTAAAAAGATTACCCAAATACAAGAGCATATTGCCAATGATCCAAAACTTAAGCAAGCCGTAGGGCGCATAAAGCCAGAACGGACGATTTGGGGTGTACTGGGTGTTGTACTCTTTTTCTTTGTGCCTGAACTTGTTACCTATATTTGGCAGTCTGAACTGATAGAGTGGGCACACCTACACAGCATCATCGAACCACTCTCGCAGATACGGTGGATGTATACAGCACTTGAATCAATGTTCAAAGATGGTGTAAGCTGGCTCAACATTACCGTAGGCATACTGCTGTTGGTGTGGATGCTTAAGTCCAAATAATCCTCTCAAATCATTTAAAAGACCGACACGCTACTATATAAATATGACAATATGACATATTTTTTTCTTCTAATCACATCTTAGTCTAAAATACCCTTATGATAAGGGGTATAGTATGTTTGTGACAATGAAAATAGGGTTTTTGCATGAAAAAGATAGCTGAACTCTATAAGAAGGATAAGCCTCGTGAAAAACTGATTTCTAAAGGGGTTGAGGCACTCAAAAATGAGGAGTTGATGGCAGTGCTGATTGGCTCTGGTGTACAGGGAAATGATGTACGCAAACTCTCTAAAGAGATTATCTCTGTACTTAATGCAGGGTTAGATGGCGTGTCGTTGGAAACGTTGTCGCAAAAAAAGTATGATAAAAATATTCCTATGGCCATACTCAAAAAAATTAAAGCCAACTTCGAAGGACTCATCAACTCTAAAGACAAACTCAAATATCAGATGCTATCAAATTATCAATTTATGATTGGCATGCCAAGATATGAAGACATGATAGAAGTTGCCATGGGTAGTGACTTGCTTAAAAACATACAAGGAAAAAGCCAGGTGGTCTTCCAGCAAAAACTCCCAAATGGTGCCATATTATTTGGTATGCAGTTTAGAGAACCTACACAGAAATTCCCTTACCAAATTGGTACAAATAATGCCGTATTGCTACCCTATCCGGTACTCATTAAAGAGAAAAAAGCATATATAATGAATCCAAAGTACTACATCTCTATCATGTATCCACTCTTAAAAATGTCACAGTTTATGGCTATTTCTACTATACCAGGTGCAATCTTGAAAGAGGCACA is a window from the Sulfurovum sp. genome containing:
- a CDS encoding DJ-1/PfpI family protein gives rise to the protein MASVLLPLAEGFEELEAVALCDVMRRGGIDVQLAYIDELHGELVTGANGITIKADIPINNVIVEDFDMIVLPGGWGGTYALAESPRVQELLKEFKEKKIVGAMCAAPYALKKAGVLGERYTAYPGAIEEIDHPGYISDQKVVEDDNIITSQGPGTSVCFGLVIVKRLVGEETAQQVKEGMLLGYC